Below is a window of Sus scrofa isolate TJ Tabasco breed Duroc chromosome 3, Sscrofa11.1, whole genome shotgun sequence DNA.
CTAAAATTTCTTCCTATcaatcattcctttcttttttcttttttctggccaccccatggcacgtggagtttcccagccagggatcagatctgagccacagctgtgacctatgctgcacctgaggcaacaccggatccttaacccactgtaccggaccagggatcgaactagtgtctcagctctcccaagatgctgccaatcccactaggccacagcagaaactccaatcATCCCTTTTACTTGAGTTAATAATCCTTGctacttttataaaaaatttaaaaaatatatacaaattcaaAGCTTAGTTTGCAATTGTTCCACTGTGcaatttattctattattttaaaaaaaaacttcatatttctctttttatacttACATGGGAACAAATACTGAAGTTTTACAGCTCACTTAAAATATAAGTGAGGAACAACATTGACACCTGCCAGACcaatagctgtttttttttaaaggaaatattactaatttaaaaagagagttcCAAAAAGTTTAATAGGATTCCTGGCAATGATTCTTTCTGAAACATAATTATAAAAGGCTAAAAGCCAAAATATAAATTCCTACtagttttcccttttaaaaaaattcagatgatCTGTCCTATCAAGAAAGTTCAGCGAGTTACCAGGGCCGCAGCCTTAGTCATCATCAGAATCGCTGTCCCTCCTGGCAGGCCCGGAACCACGCACCGAGGAAAGCAGCATGTCTTCTATGGGTTTCTTAGGGTTCTCCTCCAGGCTCGTCTTGATCGCTCCAGACTCGGACAGTTTCCACTCCAACTCTGCCAGACAGAAAGAGCAAATGGCTTAACACACGGTCTGCCCAGGGCCCTCTCCCTCGGGCCCATCAAGCCAGTATTCTTCTAAGCAGACAGTACCATCATCAACATCTGAAGACAATTTAATTCGTGGGCCATAATCATAAGACGCCTGGAAGAAAGGGGGAAATCAGACCcttaagaaggaaaacaaaaataccttCAAACACGTTTTCAGAAGATAAGATCAAATGAGATGTTACCTACATCTGAACCTACATGATAACTAAACTAGAAGACGAAGACAAAACCGATCTTCTAAGGACATGCACGATTTCCGAGGAAAGAAATCAGCATGAAACAtgtgaaggaaatatttttcacagCCCTGCAATCTAATCagtaaaactaattttatttttcacagtccTACAATCTAATCAGCACACCTAATTTTAGTTAACAaaaggaaattccttttttttttttccttttgtctttctagggcctcacctgtgggcatatggaggttctcaggctagggactgaatgggagctgcagccgacggcctacgccagagccgcagccatGTGGAATGCAAGACAtggtcagcaacctacaccacagctcagggcaacatcaaacccttaacccactgagtgaggccacaagagattggacctgcatcctcatagatactagtcgtgtttgttagctgagccatgatgggaactccaaaaggaaatTCTTGAACCTCATATCCAATACCTCAACCTGCTCAAGTCAAAGGCTCAATGAGGATGACATCCTGGAACTGATACATTTGTTTCAAggactaagaatttttttttaatgtcagaaaataatcagagactAAAGGCTTAGTTCCTATATTTTACGCTCTTATAGTCAGTGAAATGTCACATGGGTGTGAAATCTTGTGAGACAAAATCAGGTGACATGTTTTCCAATGCAGAGAAGACTGAGGGGCTGTATGAGAGAGTCCACAAGAAACAGCCCAGTTTAAATTGAAGCTCTACTAATTAGGAAACTTCTGCTAAAATGTGAAAGCCAATTTTACTGAAGCCATATTAATTCAAGGTGCTCCATAGAGATGAATAACACCGGTATTTTCAGTGCAAGGTCCTTTGGTCCAATgttataaaaacaacaaatttaaaaaaaaattcttaagatttCTGATTTTTAGGAATATATTTAGATCCACATGCATACATAGGTGTaagtgaatgtatttaatgttaTTCATTTATATGCAATAATCATTCTTTTATAAGTTCACTCACACTCAAAGGAGACTCCttctaaaaataaagactataatGACTACTGTACACCTACCTCTCTCCCCTCACGGTATGTGCAAAGACCAAAACAAGAGGTAGGCACATACTTAGTTTGAAATGCCATTTGCCTCTGAGCATTGGAATAATGCATAACTGATGTAATATATATGTGggtctatgtatgtatgtatgtatatgtttaaacTTAACCCAGTTTAATACATCACATAAAGTTATATAAAGCAGTAAATAAAGTTATACATTAACACGTATTTTTAAAGACTATGAACTAAAGCATAGTTGGACATATCATTGCACTAAAGAGATAAAGAATGCGACTTAGGAGGCCCGCAGGCCTCTGCTTCTCTTGTTCATGTTATGTGTACATATGTTTTAACACCTTTTTATGTAacaggtagaaaaagaaaaaaaagaagaagaagacatacCTTTTAGGAGGTAAGAGGCAGAATTCCAtaaatttgatttgttttgttttgttttgtttttggccgtggcatgcacaagttcctgggccagggacggaacccaagccacaacagtgacaacaccagatccttaactgctaggccaccaagaaactctggaaataaactttaatttaaaagatactaTTCAACTCAAGATATTTCTACAAAggtttttatatgtgtgtgtttgtataagcATCTGTCACTAATATGTTCATGTGAATTAAACAgaaatgggagtttctgttgtggctcagcagtaacaaactcaactagaattcatgagaatatgggtttgatccctggccttgctcagtgggttaaggatccagcattactatgagctgcagtgtaggtcgcagacagggctcagatctggcattgctgtggctgtagctggccacttcagctccaattcgacccctagcctgggaactttcacatgctgctttaggtgtggccctaaaaaggaaaaaaaaacaaaaacaaaaacaaccaaaaaaaacccaagaaatgaATGGAGATCCTGTGTGGCTTGGCGGATTAAAGAACCACGGTTGCCACTgaagtggctagggtcactgctgtggcacaggtttgacccccagcctgggaacttccatatgcaatgaatgcagccaagaaaacaaaacaaaacaaaagtcaagaaATGAATGATGTGATCTTGAGCTACGACTAAGAAACATCTTCAACAATAGGGACAAGTAAAATATGTCATAAACACATGTATTTTAAAGTCCATGGTGCCCCCTGTTAATGAAGAATTATTAGAGCCCAGATGTAACTGCCCCCCAGTGACTCAGCTGAGATGAGATGAAATGTGCTTCTTCCCTTTTGATAACCACTCACACAGTAGCAAAGATGAAGCTGATAAGTCCTAAGCTAACGTGTATCTAAGAAACAGATGCTCTCATCAGCAAAGGCATCTCCTCGCCATCTCTCGCATGCACTGCAGAGGTCCTTACCATCCATGGTCAGGTTCATGCCACCAAACACCAGCGGTCCAATAAACTGAGCCTTGATATCACCTTCCAGGTAAACAAATATTGTAGGCAGATTCCTATCAGGATAATTGGGTATGCAGGTTGTGGAAATGGCTTTGATAAATTTGACATCAGGAAACTTCCTGGCCAGCCCACTGAAGTGCTGATTTATCAGGGCACAGAGGGGAATCCTATAAAATAGAGAGGCAACTGTGATTCTGCATTTGTACGGAATAAAGCTCACCTACCCTGCTGCCCCACATAAAACCTCATCATGATCTAGCAACTGACTCTGCTGAACCAAGACGAACTAACATTCTTTTTAGAAAcagactgggtcacctttctgtacagtagaaaattgacagaacattataaaccagctataatggaaaaaaataaaaatcacttcaaagtaaaaaaataaaaaccatctaaTATTTTCAGGCAAGGTTCTTAAAGTCCAACTTAATTTGGCCGAACAATAAGTCAGAAAAACAGCTCCAATGTGAAagataattgtttttctcttctatatGAGAGGACATTCAAGATTTATAATGTGTGATTCAGGAAGTGTTTCTGGCTCGAAAGAAACTCCTACACGAGCACCAGACTATACAGGATGAGAGGAGACCTGAAGGTGAGAGATGCTGCATTACTGCGATGGACAATTATCACACAGGTCACCCTTGCCATCTACCAGGTGATTCACTGCACAGAATCGTGAAATGCCAGTTTCTCTAGAGGGATAAAGGAGGAATTCaatcacagtttaaaaaaaaaaaaaaaaaaaaagcatctctcCTGTTATACTGTAAAAAAGATATTCACCTTCGTCACACATATTAATTGGAAagtcttaaaacaaaaattaggcAATTAGGCAGTAGGGTTTGGGCAAACCAACAACATAAACACATAAAACactagtaaggaaaaaaaaaaaaaaaatccccctatGCAGAATAAGCCTGAGATCTTCAAGATGTACATTTAAATGAACACTTAAAGAAGTCATAAGATCAGCTCACCCTTGTTTGTAAAGGTGCAAAATGACCCACAAGCCCTCACCAGCTTTGGTAACTTCTTGAACATAATCCTTTCCTGAGATTTCCAAAACCTCTCCAAATTTGTTCTTCATTTGGGTGGCTTTCCACTCAGCCAGTCTCTGCTGCCTGCACAtcgggaggaagagagagacatcTTACACgcttacatatacacacacagagcaacCTTTGTCAAGGTCCAACTTGACTGATTTATTTGCCAGGTTTATTAATGTTTCAAAGGCACACATTTCAGTGCCACACAAAACGCCAAGCAGTCCCTCTCAGCGGCTCTAACCTGTACATTTCGATAGCACGTTCGTCTTCCTCATTAAATTCGTCTTCATTATCCTCCAGTTCTTCCAAAGTCATGTCTTCATATGTTTTCACTGAATACCATTgcgttggcaaaaaaaaaaaaaaaaaaaaagaatcagaagatgAACAAGCATGCATTCTGgtttcttccccttctcttttctcctaaAGAAGTGCAGGCAACACCCAAAGACCTCCAGCCTGCcgaaaccaaaataaaaagtactcaaggtatggagttcccgtcgtggctcagtggttaatgaatccgactaggaaccatgaggttgcaggtttgatccctgcccctgctcagtgggttaaggatctggcgttgctgtgagctgtggtgtaggttgcagacatggctcggatcctgcattgctgtggctctggagtaggccggtggctacagctccaacaggcccctagcctgggaacctccatatgccacaggagcggccctagaaaaggcaaaaagacaaaaaaaaaaaaaaaaagtactcaaggTGTTACACTAGTAATAAGAAGTAGAGGGTGTTTTAAAAGATAGAACTGTGCTGATCTCTACAGGCCTGGTCTCTGACATCCACCCAATAACAAAGGCGTGAATGGGAAGCTTCCcttgtttataaaacaaaagagtTCTGTCTTCCCGTGCTCACCTGCCTGACCTTCAAGCACAGACATACATGGTCAGACACGACAGTTCTCATGCTCTGGAGAAGTCagtgctgcccccgccccccagcacatCTTCCCTAGAGTTAAAGGGATCATCACCCACTCCCTGGCCTTTTCTTGTGAGTGGCAGGCAgccttatcttttcttttaatcAACTGCTATAAAAATCTCTATTTTGGgcgttcctactgtggtgcagtggattaaccTGCTTGGTCTTTGTGGAGGcaccaggttcgatccctgcgtggtacagtgggttaagaatcagtacagtgggttaagaatctagcgttgctacagttgcagattcaatccctgacccaggaatgtccttttgccacaggtgtggctggggtggggggataatAACCCTATAATCTATATTTTGTTGTTACTGCCATTAACCTTCTTGCTTCTTGACACCAAATCAGGCTTTTgtcccccccactcccacctatCACTACCCACACCTGCTCTCATCAAGGTCCCTTATGACTCTGTGTTCTACACCAACGGGCACACATGACTGGACCTATCAGGGCCTCATCTCCATCTTCCTCaggccacccctcctccctcaacGGCTGCCCCTCCTTTGGATCCTTTGCTCACTGgactcctttccttcttctttttttttttttttaatatattttttctactgcatagcatggtgacccagtttgtaagtcagaaagaaaaagacaaataccatatgatatcagttacatctgaatctaatatatggcacaaaggatcCTTTCCTTCTTAATCTAGACCCACTCCCTCAGTGACTGCAGCTCCCAGCTTTCAACACCACCAATATGCTGACAACTCCCAGAGCCAGGCCTCCGAGGTCCTGTACTTCCCATATTTGAGAAAACAAGCAGTTCACTTACCACCTCtctctgccttaaaaaaaatgttaaagcgATTATGCCCCAAACACAGTTCCCGATCTTCTCTCCAAACCGGCTCCTCCTGAGCCTTCCTCGCCTCATGGATGGTCACGCCGTTCTTCTGGCCACTCAAGCCCAGACCCTCAGTCACCCTTGACTCAGCCGCTCTCCACCACAGCATTGCACTCCCACCATCAAAACACACCTGCCACACTGGTCCAAGCCAACGGTACCACTTGCCAGTGGTTCCACTGCAGCAGCTTCCAGGCTGGTCCTGCCTTGCCCGCCCACCAGCCCACACTCAGGCAACAAAAGGATGGTGCTGTCCACTCGGAGGACACATCCTTCCTCTGTTCAAACCTCCAATGACACCCACCTCATTAGGCATTAAAGCCAACATCCGAACTAGAAGCTATATGGTCCTAAATGGTCTGACCCCTAGTTGTCTCTCTGAACCTCCTCCTACCGTCTTCCAGTACTGCTGGCTTCCTGGCAACTTCTCCAACAAGGTCCATAATGACTTTTCACCTGCTTCTTTCACCTCCTTCAGGTTGACTCAAATGTCACATCCAGTGAGGCCTGCCATGACCTGATGAAGAATTctgcccacccccttcccccattTCCTGCCTCATTTCCCACATTTTACATATGAATCACTTGCTGTCTGTCTCTCCTGCTGGAATGTAAGCTCCAAGAGGACCGGGAGTTTTGTCTGGCCCTGCACAGCTAAAGCCCCACCACCTAGAAAGTCACTCAGTAAGCATCCACTGGATAAATGGTTTGTACTAAATCCTTCTCTAAAGTAGCTCTAACATGTCAACGAGGGACAAAAATCCTACCCCTGTGACCAATGGTACTCAAACTTTGGTGTGAATCAGAAACTCTTTGAAGCACTGGTTTAATATgcagatgctggagttcccatcgtggtgtagcagaaatgaatctgactaggaaccatgaggttgccagttcgatccctggcctcgctcagtgggttaaggatccggcattgccgtgagctgtggtgtaggtcgcagacgggcttggatccgatgttgctgtggctgcggggtaggccagcggctacagctccaattcaacccctagcctggaacctccatatgccataggtggagccctaaaaagacaaaaaataaacaaaatgcagacTCCTAGGCCATCCTGGGAGACTGAATCAGTAGGGATTGTGTGTTGCTGTTTTTACAAGCACCTCAAGGGATTCTGTTGCAGGTGTTAGAGCTACATGTAAGAAAAGCCCTCTTTTGACCCCATACATAGCAAACATCTCATGCTTCCCCAAATCAAGCTATCTATTTTAATATTCTCAATCAAGCCACAAAGATAATACAGTACAAGCTCAGGAGAACACAAACACTAAACCTTTGAGCAGATTTCCATGACATTCTCCAAATCAGATCCCAGACCAGAAAGCCAAGACTCAGACCTTTTCTTCAGGGTTATCATGTGCTCATCTGACACAAAGAACTATGGAAACGGAGGGAGCTTTTGAAGTCCCCCTAATTCGAAGGCCTAGGAAACTGAAGCCAGATATGTCCCATGTCTCAACAGAGGTTCCAGAGGCAGCGTCCAGGCCAACAGGCCGATCCCTGGTTCCCGACTTGTGCTcagaggctctttctcccaatgtgGTCAGACGCTTAGCAAGCTGCTTCCTCACcagacaaagaagaaagaacacgAACAGCTCACCGATGGACTGCTGAAGGGcctgctgctcctcctcttcCGCCTCCTTCTCCAGCTCTGTCAAACTCTCCTTTGAGGGCAAGATGCCCTTTTTCCGTAAGATGTCATTCCACTCAGTGTCTGCGTTGGGGTCCTAGAGCAGGTGGACCAAGGACAGCGTGAGTGCCAGGTCCCCTATGGAGGGCACCATGTTGGGCAAAGGGTCAAATGGGAAAGGTGGTGGGAAGAGGAATTCAAACcaaattatatctgaaaaagtGTCAAAAGACTCACAGCCCCTGTGCCAATCTTCCTGTCCTCCACTCCCCTCACTCACCTCCACCGAAGAGGCAGTCTTGGGGGTAAAAGTCAGGACCTGACATGCAGGCTGGTATCAATGCTGATGTCATGGCTCTGACCTGCTTTTGGTTCAGTATTTTCATTAATGACTCCCGGAGTGATTCAATTGACAGATATTAAGTACCTGCTCTATATAAATTATTGTACGAGGTGGCAGGGAAGCAGGGTGAATGCCAAAGTCACCTATTTTACAgtggagaggaagagacaggCAATGAACAATTAAATATACAAAGAGACAGCTTACAAACTGTGGCAAATGCAATGAGCCCCAGGCTGCTGAGCTAGGGTTACAGGGGCCTGCAGCCCACAGGATGGGTGGTGACAAATTCTCCCAGAAGAGGTGACATTTAACCAGGACTGGAGAGTGCAACTGAATCAGACAGAGGAGTGAGAACCTAGGAAATTCCCTTCCAGGAAGAGGGACCAGCATGTGCAAAGGGCCCAGATGCAGAAACATCGTGCATCTCAAAGTCCGGACTGGCTGTAGGAGAATCAGAGGGAAGGGAGCCTGACTGAATCTTAGCGGCCAAACCTGAGAGGAAGATCTGAGACCCCGTGGAAGAGCTCACAATGGCTAAAGCTTATTGAGTTCTAAGCCCTGGGCCTCTTTGAAGCCCTTTACCTGTATCTACCTAGTTAATCCTCACAAGCTTCAGAGAACCATGGCCTTTGGGAAGACACTGCCAGACTGGAACAAGTCGAATTTACCAGGATCAAAGGTCAGAAACGTCAATGTCAAAGTGGGTGCTCAGCTCCACAACCCAGCTGCCCAAACTCTGGtttgcatgggggggggggggcaggagccCGGCTTATGGACCTGGTCTGGAATGCAAAACCCAGGAGTTCTGTGCAAAGGGCACCGGCATAAccaggctccagccccagctccttcTCCTGGGTCTTGCTGAgatatatcaaaagaaaaacaaacagaatccTTTCAAAGGgcggtcagggaaggcctctaaAGAAGTGAAACT
It encodes the following:
- the PDCL3 gene encoding phosducin-like protein 3, whose product is MQDPNADTEWNDILRKKGILPSKESLTELEKEAEEEEQQALQQSIVKTYEDMTLEELEDNEDEFNEEDERAIEMYRQQRLAEWKATQMKNKFGEVLEISGKDYVQEVTKAGEGLWVILHLYKQGIPLCALINQHFSGLARKFPDVKFIKAISTTCIPNYPDRNLPTIFVYLEGDIKAQFIGPLVFGGMNLTMDELEWKLSESGAIKTSLEENPKKPIEDMLLSSVRGSGPARRDSDSDDD